The genomic DNA TCTACGCCTCTCCAAAGCACGATCTCATCATCTGCGTGGGAGAGGCCCAGCCTTCCATCCCTGAGATGGCCTATAGGCTTGCGAGGCAGATCATTAGGGTGGCCGAGAAGTTCAACGTAAGGAGGATATACACCCTAGCAGCCTACCCAAACGATTATCAGGATACCCCCGGGGTCTATGGGATTTATACCGACGAATGCCTTAGGGGGCTACTTTTGAAGCAGGACATAAGGCTCCTCGAGGGGGAGGGGGCCATAAACGGTTTGAACGGCATACTGATCGGGGTGGCCAAGAACAGGGGTATAGAGGGCATATGCCTCATGGCCGAGATCAAGTACACCAACCTTCCACAGCACTTCTCATCAAAGGTGGTCCTAGACAAGTTAGCCTCCCTCCTTGGGATAAGCGTGGACACCTCATACCTCATGAAGAGGGCTGAGAGGTTTGAGACCCTGATGCGTAGGCGTCTAAGTATGAGGCAGGAGTGCGAGGAGTACATAAAGGTGGATGAGAAGAATTTGAGGTACATCAGCTAGGTTAGGGGACAGGGTTTATGGAAGGGCTGGGGAGGATAGCTGGATGAACCAGGCCGAGAGGATCTGGTGGGGGAAGATCTCCATCTCACTGCCAGGAGCCCTGATCACTTATATCATGCAGACGTATATGGGCCTGAGCGAGCTGTCCTCCTTCCTCACGGGAGTGATCATATACCTACTGGCTTCAAACATCATCTCCCGTACGATGGGGGTTGACAGGATTAAGGGGCTTAAGATAGGTGTTGGGGCCTACTTCTTCACCTGGATAACCCTCTGGATAATCCTGTACACCTATTTTAGGTTCTAAATTCCACCTTGATCCCGCATAGAGCCGGGAGCCTTGATCTTCTTTCCGCTGCTGATGTAGTATCTTATGAAGTCCCACCATGCTGAGAAGTAACCTTGGTCGTAGGGGGCTCCGCTGCACTCCCTGGCCTTCGCCCTGAAAGCCCTATCATATCTACCAAGGGATTCGGCCTCCCTCAAAATTTTATTTACGAAGTCCCTCGGATCCCCTGCCCTGAGGGACAGGTAGATCCCGTTAAGGGCATTTAGGTATCCCTCACCGAACTCGTCCCCCCTGATCCTCTTCTCTCCAATCGCCCTTAGGGATCTCTCTGCCTCAGAGAATCTCCTCTCAAGTACGGAGCTGAAGAAGTTGAGGATATCCTCCCTAGCGTTTATGGTGTGGTGAGCATCCTCCCTCCCCTTAGGCCTCCTCCCCACTCTCTATACCCCTCTCCGTTATCCTGATGGGGGCCTCCCCCTCGGGCAGAAATGGGCTTACTATGAGCCTGGCGATCCTTATGTTCTCCTTACCCTTCCTCAGGTAGACCCTGGTATGGCTTGTGTGCCCTATTATATGCCCCCCGACGGGCTGGACGCCCTTGAGGAAGAACACGTCCGGCTGCGCCATGACCTGGTTGGTTATGACCGCCGCCGCGTTGAATGCCCTGGCCAGCCTTATCAGCTTGTGAAGGTGCTTGTTGAGCTGCTGCTGCCTTGAGGCGAGCATCTCCCTCCCTATATACTCGCTCCTGAAGTGGCTGGTCAGGCTGTCTATTATTATGAGCTTGATGTTGTTCTCCTTTATCACCTCATCGGCGTTCTCGAGGAGCATCATCTGGTGGCTCGATGTATAGGCCTCGGCGAAGATTATCCTCTTCAGGGCCTCTTTAGGGTCTAGGTTGAAGTGGGGGGCTATCTGCATAATCCTCTCAGGCCGGAAGGTGTTCTCGGTAT from Candidatus Bathyarchaeota archaeon includes the following:
- a CDS encoding PAC2 family protein; translated protein: METIYYKRPRLSRPSMVAVWPGMGHLAKMAGDYLRRRLNAKIFAEIRYYQNAVIYVNGLAELSYVRHRLYASPKHDLIICVGEAQPSIPEMAYRLARQIIRVAEKFNVRRIYTLAAYPNDYQDTPGVYGIYTDECLRGLLLKQDIRLLEGEGAINGLNGILIGVAKNRGIEGICLMAEIKYTNLPQHFSSKVVLDKLASLLGISVDTSYLMKRAERFETLMRRRLSMRQECEEYIKVDEKNLRYIS
- the radA gene encoding DNA repair and recombination protein RadA; its protein translation is MEYYKQRYQRLEDLPGVGPATASKLREIGFKTVESLATAAVGELVEAGISEATAERIIEAARRSIAITFVRGDELVKLRSSVRHLTTGCSSLDNLLGGGIETQSITEFYGEFGTGKSQICQQLCVTVQLPYERGGLEGGALYIDTENTFRPERIMQIAPHFNLDPKEALKRIIFAEAYTSSHQMMLLENADEVIKENNIKLIIIDSLTSHFRSEYIGREMLASRQQQLNKHLHKLIRLARAFNAAAVITNQVMAQPDVFFLKGVQPVGGHIIGHTSHTRVYLRKGKENIRIARLIVSPFLPEGEAPIRITERGIESGEEA